Proteins from one Candidatus Polarisedimenticolia bacterium genomic window:
- a CDS encoding glycosyltransferase, with amino-acid sequence MQGAEPQGASGAVTRLLVVIPTLEIGGAERQMTLLLQALDPARYALGLACCRLAGPLLSEVPDHVRRFDLRKRSRWDFPFLVLRLRRILEEFEPEFAIASMEYAAALAWLSNRFRPRRTRILGRKEVMPSQARLGEPFRRTKRVLDRMVDRRLDLI; translated from the coding sequence ATGCAGGGCGCTGAGCCGCAAGGCGCATCCGGCGCGGTCACGCGCCTGCTGGTGGTCATCCCCACGCTCGAGATTGGCGGGGCCGAGAGGCAGATGACGCTCCTGCTGCAGGCCCTGGATCCGGCGCGCTACGCCCTTGGGCTCGCCTGCTGCCGCCTGGCGGGGCCGCTCTTGAGCGAAGTCCCGGACCATGTCCGCCGCTTCGATCTCAGGAAGCGCTCGCGCTGGGACTTCCCGTTCCTCGTCCTGCGCCTGCGAAGGATCCTGGAGGAGTTCGAGCCGGAGTTCGCGATCGCCTCGATGGAGTACGCCGCCGCCCTGGCCTGGCTCTCCAACCGCTTCCGGCCCCGGCGCACCCGCATTCTGGGACGCAAGGAAGTCATGCCATCGCAGGCGCGGCTGGGCGAGCCGTTCCGGCGCACCAAGCGCGTTCTCGACCGCATGGTCGACCGGCGGCTCGACCTGATCAT